In Aureibacillus halotolerans, the genomic window TAAGCCCATTTGTTTTATCTCTAAAAAATCCCCTTCTTTTATTCCAATCTCATCTCTGAGCTTTTTAGGAATGCTAAAGCGACCTAGTGAATCACACGAACGCAAATCATCTATGCTTTTCATAAGAACTTCCTTTCGGATGAATGATCTGAATAATTTAAATTTATTCTTTCTACCTTTTGTCTAAGCTTAGAGTACCCTAAACCTAAATATAGCTAACACATCTATCTTACCAGAAAAAAATGCATCCATGTTTTTTAGAAAGGCATTTCTGTATGAAGCACTCCTTCTTAAAATCTTTAATACTCGTCGCGAAGTGAAGTAATCCAATATATTCTATTTTCGATTTGACATTGATGGATGGTAAGGGAAGTCGGGCAATGGAACCTTAGCTGAGGAGTATGACATCTTTTTGATGGGGACACATGAGAATTCACCGACAGAAAACCTAAGTATGGAAATGGCAACACTTGGCTCTACGTCTGAGTTCCAACAACAGCTAAATGAACCAACGGACCTGATCACTAACGAAGCATGGTCAAGTCATTCGCAATCGATGGTATATTTTCACGCAAATTGTGGTGTAAAAAGCCTCATATGTAATAAGAATCAGCGCCGTAGATAAACCCTTCACTTATCTTCCTTCTCATAAAGCTCCCGGTGTCTTTTCTTCATTTCGACATACGTTTTATCCTTCTTTGCCTTTTCCCATGTCGCTTTGAAGATTGCCGCTGCTTCTGCCTTTTCATCGTCGTGATCGTACGGAAGCACAGATCCATCCTTCGCGTATTTCTTCCCGCCTCTATGGTTGGTGTATCGCCTGGCACGGGTATATCCCATTTGCAAAAACTTGCGCGCCATGTCCATCCCAACAAAATCGTTGTCTTGCTTGTAGGCGAGAAACATTTCATAAATGGCTTTTGACGATTGTTTCGCAATGTCAGGCGTTTTAAAGCGCCAATGAGGCAGTATTTCCTTTTTGTAAGGCTGAATCATTAAAACGCCTTGTTCTCCACGACCGACCGTATACAGTTCTGGCTGCTTTCGCAAATCAAGGTACTCATAATCTAATTCGTAGTCAAACTCTTTCAACGCTACCAGCTCCTTATCAAGAGGTGTGCCCTTCATAGTCTTTTCCCTTAGGGGATACCTGCAAACGGCAATCTATTACACAAAAGCCCTACCAGTATGAATGGCAGGGCAGTTCGTCATCGTTAAGATGAGACGGAATCGTTTTGCTGTGAGGCGGCTTGTTGGCGGACTCGTTTTAATCCATACATTATCGAGAAAAAGACAATAGAAACAATAAATGTAGCGAGACCAGACATCAATATGGGGACGCCGAAATTAAAGGAAGTATCACCAGCGTAACCATTGATTCCGGTCAGCCAAGCGCCAATCATTGCTGTTATCGTTAATGTGATGACGATCCGAACAATAAACCGTAAAGGCAATTGTCGCATTTGAAACAGAATGGACAAGAAAAGAAAAGCGAGAACGTAAGGCAACCAAGTTTGTTGGAAAAGGGCTTGCGTTTGACTGATCCAAGGACCAGAGGCTTCTGAATGGACGCCTCCTAGTATATGTGCCGAAAATGGTGCCTCAACGCCTAACCAGGAAACCATTCCGCTTCCTGTGACGTGAAGTGGCGCCCCAATGCCGTATAGAAGTGCTTGGAACAAAAAGTTTGGCCACATCAGGACGTACCAAAGATCTAAGCCTGCTCGTTCGAAAAGCTCCCCCCATGAGACGATGGTGCTTTGATAGAGATTAGTAGGGGACGTTAAGGAATACTGTACAAGTAACCCAACCGCCACAATACATAGACCTAAACCTAAGCGTTTACTGCTTCGCCCTAAGGCATAAACCCATAACGGCCAGTTAATATCCTTGTGCATTTTTAAGCCGAGCGCACCTGCTATGGCAAAGAGAAGGAAGCATTTCACAAGAAAGAGTAAGCCAGGGCTTGTAGCTGAAATATAAAGGACAATGTCGTCATCCCGATATTGCCATGAAGGATGGGATAACCAGACATAACCTGAGACAAGTATGCTATAGGTCACACTAGAGAGCAGCAAATAAGGCCATTTTTGCTGAAAAAATACGGGACCTTGTTTCCGCAAAGTGAGAAATGCTATGCGCATGATGACAAATAATATCAGACCATGGATAAAGAAAAGTGAAAGAACAGGTATGCCAAGCTGGAGTTCTTCTTTAAACGCATCGCTTTCCACATCGAACGTCATATTGCCGCCATGGAGTAGGGTCATGGCGTCCCAAAGTGAAAATTGCCAGGCTGCTGCAAGTTCTTTCATGAGCGCTTGCGTTTGCCCATCAAATTCTAGACTGTTCAGCATCGCAAGCATCCAGCTATTTCGTATTGTCGATGATGATAATAGTTGCACCATTCCAAAACAGGTTAGAAAAGCTACCATTGTAGAAAGGAGAGCAAATAGAATACTAGTCACATTCATGTTTTTTGTTAATTTTGCAGTCTTTTGAAATGCGCTTACATGTGAGCCTTCTAGTAGCGTCGTTTCCTGTTCGCCATAAAGAAGGTTGAGATCAGTTTGAACAGCGGTGGCACTATGATACCGTTCTTTAGGGTTCATTCTTACGAGTCGGTTGACGATACTGACAAACTCAGGTGACCCAAATCCGGTAAGGAGGTTTGTTTGACCAGTATTGGCGTAAACATATTTTCCGCCAGTTGCTAAGTAATACATCACTGCACCAAGTGAGAACAAGTCCGTACGTACATCAGATTGTTTGTCCTCGAATTGTTCAGGGGCAGCAAATCCTACTGTCCCAATTTGTACAGTGTCTTGATTTTGCCCTTCTTTATATTCTCTAGCAATGCCGAAGTCGATTAATTTTACAAGACCTTCTGGATTAATCATAATGTTTCCGGGTTTTAGATCTCGGTAGATGATTGGTTCTCCTGTAGCTGTATGAAGGTAGTGGAGCACATGACAAAGCTGGAGAGCAATTCGGACGATATCTTCTTCCTCCATTTTTCTATTCGCTGCTTCAAATCTTTCAAGCAATGACTGCCCCTCAATATACTCCATGATTAACCAAGCACGTTGTTTCTTTTCATCTGAAAAGAAGTCGACCATTTTAGGCAAGTTTTCATGGTCTAAACGCATAAGCATTTTTGCTTCATCTGCGAAGGATCTGTAATGGACCGGGTGGAGGGACGACTGCTTTACAGCATACAAGACCCCAGCTTGATTTACATCCTCCGTTAAATAAACCTTTCCCATGCCTCCTTGTCCGAGAGTCCGATGAATTACGTAACGCCCTTGAATAATATCACCAGGTTCTCCAAAGTGAACTTCATTCAACGTTTCTTCATCTTCATCTGTTAAGAGAACCGTATCATCGGCTGGTGGTGGTCCTGAGTTTGGTTTATTCTTCGATTTGTTCCTTTTTTTCATTTAAATCACTCCTCTTGCTCAACAGTTGTCTCTGAGACTTTGCTATTCGTAAACAGAATCTGTTGATATCCTTGGGCACCAGGCATTTGTTCAAGTGTGATATTAATGACACTTGAATTTGCTAATGAAAGCTCGAAAGGCCCGTATTGTACAATGTCATCAAGACTTATCTGTCGAACCACCTCGCCACCTACAGAAAACGTTATTAGGCTTGTGCCATACCCTTTTCCAGAAGTTGCTTCACTAACCGCAATTGAGCCCGAGAAGCTTCTTTGATTCGGAGAAGCAAAAATATCAAATGTTGGATTGTCGCCAGAAGGTCCGCTTGATACCGCAATAGCATTGAACCACTGTTCGCCATTGACATCGGAAAAAAATTGCCCTGTCGCTGCATTAATGGCGATCTCTTTCTGATAGGCGGTTCGTGACAGCCAAGGCTGATCAACTAATAGTTCTTCCACTAATGAGATGCTTCGCTGCTCCTGCAAGCTAAGTGTTGTGCTCATTTGATCAACTGTCCATTTAAATAAATTTGTGTGTTCGGATAACGTTTGATCGAATGTAAATTGAACAGAGAAAGGGCCACTTTCTCCAGCAGCTAAATCAATGTTAAGCTGTCCTTTAGCCGTCAGTTCAGTGCCGGGAAGTTTGGCATAGACGGTTTTTGATGTTTGCAAATCTTGGTTAGCTTGGACAGTACCTGATATAGTTAAAACTTCATCGCTTGCTTTGAATGAAGAAAATGACAACTCATATTCTGAGTTAATAAGTCTACCGTTAAGCGGTGTTGTATCTTGTGACAACCGCTTCACAGCTGGTGCCATTGTTTTAGGTGTAACTGGATTTACAACGACTTCTCTTAAAGGCTGCTCATTGTTTGCCCACGAAAAAGATACTTGCTCAAGGGTGTTTTCTGGTGATGGAAACGCTGCTGTAGCTAAAGCGTTGTCTTGTTCTAATTGGTAAACAGACCAGTTTCCTGATTGAATCGTTTTTCCGTTTGTAAGTGTAGCTCTTGCCGTTATAGGAAGCTTATCCATCCAGCGCGCAATCGGTCCTTCGATACGAAAGAATAACTTCCGAGTATCTTCATGAACACCATCTCCGAGAAATGTGATCGTTCCTTGCTCCATATTTTCAAAAATAATTTGCTCGCGTTGAAACATTTGCCCTGGTTGAAGTAAATAGGACGCTTTGTATTGGACAAAGGCGATCCATTGCGCTTCATAAATTTCGCCTGTGACTCTTGGTAGTTGTTTCTCAATATCTTGCAAGCTTTTCAAAGCAGAATGTGCACCGGCGGTATCTTCTTTTGAAATCGCTGCGGATATCTGATTGGTTAAGGGTTGAATTAAGGTGTTCCGAACATATTGATCTGCCTCTTTTCGAATCGCTGCGACATCATCTTCTAGTGGGAGGGATGGCATGAACTGGACATCTTCTTCGAATTGATTAAGCTCTTTATAATACGCTGACACTTCCGTAATATCAGGTTCGAACGCCGAAGTCTGCCATTGATCAACCGTTCCTTTTAACGAGGTAATTGTTTGATTAAGCTCTAATAAGGAAGCAAGCTGTTCTGGGCTAAGGTTTGTCCTTTCCTCATTTGAAAATTGATTCAACAAAAGGCTGGCTTGTTCTTGACGAGTTTTTATAAGATTCATTCGTCCATCATAATAAGACAATTCGTCTTCTGAGTAGGTTAACATTTGGTCGTAGAGACTTTTTGCTTTTTCGAACTCCATCCCTGTAATCGCTTCTTCGGCCTGTTCTAATAAACTTTGAAAATTAGCGTCTTGAGGTTTTGATGCTAATTCTTGACTACAAGCACCTAAAATCAATAGTAAAAAGAAGGTGTATAGGTATTTTGTCATTTTGCCACCTTCCTTTTTTGCCACAACCTGTTCGTTAGTGTGATGAAAATGACCAAAAAGAGCATGACGGCAAATGCTGCCCACATTGGAGAGAAGGGCACGCCATTGGTTTTTGGTTCGTAGATCAGTACGGTAGATTGTTCCCCAAGTGCGACAGTAGATTCATCAATCTTTTCTCCACCAATCACAGATTTTACAATCCCTTCAACGGAGACGGTCTCGGGTAAAATTTGCAAATTATCAAACGTAATAACTGGCCAATTCTCGTTAAGATCATGTTTTGCGTTTTCCCGTAGCTCAGCAGCTTCAGACGGATAAACGCTAGAAAAATCCGAAAAAGGAAGCAAGTAATTTTCTGAAGATAATTGACTAAAAGAATCAAACAATAGGATAGCTTCTAGAGAATCTGCTGTTTCTATAATTCGTCCCAATTCTAATGTGGAGCCACCGGAATCTTCATTCATCTTGTCAATGTTTTGATTTAATTGGGTTTCGATCGTCTCTTTATTAGCTTCCTCTGTAGAATAAGGTAAAATGAACTTCCCATTCCCATTCGTCTCAACAAAACTCGCAGACGATTGGCACCCAACCAAAAGACTAGTAAGCAATAAAATAATACAAATTGGTCCTTTCATAGTACGCCTCCATAGATAAAATCCTACGTTATTATAGCAAACATTCCATAATTTAGATTGTATCTATATGTAATTTATAAAGTTTAGTTCAAAGGTCCTATTTAAAGAAAAGAATATTGCTTATTCAACATTAAAAACCATGAGGTCGACGTGTTAAATGTCGTCACCCATGGTTTTCTCAATTCAATAAGTTTTGTAATTCAGCTCGTCGCCCAATGAGCGGCTTTCTCGCTGTCTGTGACAAATACGAAGAGGGAGCCGTGATCCATTTTTTCTTCGTACATCTCTGCTTCTTGAGCGGAAAGGCCAATCTCTTTCATTTTTGATCGAAGTTCGTCACCTTTTTTACGGAAGATATTTCCTGTATATTCAGTTAAACCTTGTTCTCTTAATCCGATCGTATTGGCGTCTGCTTTTTCAGCGACACGTTCAGTCCGGTCATCGTCATGAGTTAAGATAAACACGTCCCGTGCTTCCACGCCTCGACTTTGCAGTTCTTTTACATCTTCAACTAATTTGACGTCATCCGTGTATTCGCGAACATATGGTTTTGTCATGAGAATAACCTCCTGTGTATTTGGTGTACACAATAGGTATTCACGAGAAATCGCATGTTTAAACATCTTAAGATTTACTTTTTGAGAAGGGCATTCATACGTTCTGGAAAGTTTGTGATAATGCCTGAAACGCCTGCATCAATCCACGACTGAAGGTCTTTTTCTGCGTTTACAGTCCAAGGATACACGTGCAATCCGGTCTTTTCCGCTGCTGCTGCCGCGGCAGCAGAGATCCCTATGAACATCGGATGAAGTGAATAAATGTCGGCATCAATTGTTTGAACCAGCCGGTCGTGATGGACAGCGTTCATCGCATACAGGAGGCCAAGGCGAACGTCAGGATTTAAAGAAGCTAAGGCTTGCAAGCTATTGTGATCAAAGGAGGAGACTACAGTTGAATCGATGCGCTTGTATTGTTGCAACACGTCAAGCACCTTCTGTTCAATGCCGTTGTAATAGCAAGGAATGTTTTTAATTTCAACATTGATCATGATCGTGGAAGGAATGGCTTCAAATACTTCTTGGAGTGTCGGAATTTTCTCTTCTTTGAAATCGTCAGAAAACCAGCTTCCTGCATCAAGCTGCTGAAGTTCATTAATCGTCATTTCTCCGACCAGTCCGGAGCCATTTGATGTTCGGTCGACCGTATCATCGTGAATGACGGCAAGTTCACCATCCTTCGTTAAGTGAATATCCAATTCAATGGCTGTTGCCCCAAGCTCAATGGCTCTATTAAATGCGGCCATCGTATTTTCTGGTGCGGTTCCAGATGCCCCTCTATGAGCAATGATTAATGGTTGTGCCAACGCGAATTCCTCCCTTTTATGAATATACAGCAAGTGTAGCAAAAGAAGAGGGGACGTAGGAAAATTTCATTCAAGTTGTTTGTAAAGTTTTGTGAAGCCGCAATGTAGTCGTCATCTAAACAGTTTCCAAAAAAAATAAAAACGACCACGTTTAGCGGTCGTTTTCAGGAAGATCATCGTGTGAAGTTTTCATTGGTGCTGTCTGAGAATGGTCCTGGCTATCTTTCCAAGCTTCGAATTTTTTTAGATCATTATTGAAAGTTCGACCAACGAAGAGCAACACCGTGGCGTCATCCAATAACCCAAAAGGCAAAAGAAAGTCTGGAATGATGTCAAGTGGAAAAGCAAAGTAGAGTAACCCTGCGATCAGGGCGATCATTGATTTTACGGGCACATTTGTATATTCACGACGCACATATGCCATGATGAGATCGGAGCCTAAACGTAGCTTATGTGTCATCGCAGGCAGGAATGCTGGCTGCCCTTTTAAGTTTTGCTTTTCTCTTACGACTTGAACAAGGGAAACCATCGTTTCTTTATGTCGAAAAATGCTCTTTGCCATGGAAAATAGGCGAAAAATGTTCAACACTCTCATTTAGAAACCCCTCCATTCGAGTTATCTTAATAGCGGGTTTTGTGATCTGTCTTTACGGCCTTGTCGTCTAGTCTTTTTTCAAGTCTCTCCATTTCTTCCTTATCAGAGAGCAAAGACTGTTTATTTTCTGACACTAATTCTTTAAACGACATATTTTTTCTTTTTCTCAACGAAATCGCCATCCTTTTTGTCATTTATTGCGGAAAATCGTCTGTTATTGAAATCAATTAATTTTAATAAAGAAATTTTCAAACTTATTATATCATTAACTATAGATCAAAAGTAACATTGATAGCAAATTTAACAAAACTGTCACGTTTGCTAAGAAGAAGGTCATTCTTAGAGAAATAGCAGCGTTTGCAAAGGTTAACAAACATTCGCTTACTTTATCCGATGTAAAAGGATCGTAAAGAAAATCCGGCGCCTTGAAAACGGTTGCCTGTCTTCATATTTGTGATTTCTTTGTTTACATAGTTGCCTCCTCTATTTTAACGCACCACCCTTTGGTATCATTATTAGAAACAACATTGAATTCTTAAATACAATTTCAGTGTTGTTTCTATACTAAGTTACTCTCCTACGATTCCTTATTTGGTAACGACGTAAACGAGGGATTTCAAAAAGCATGTTAAACGATAGCTGTGTTTCTACTATATAAGACGACTTTCGCAGTGCAAAAAACACCTTCAATGTTGGCAGTGCTTGAGTAGTAAGGTGAGATAGATCGATTGACTTCAAAGAAAACACGATGAGGTCTTTTCGA contains:
- a CDS encoding general stress protein: MTKPYVREYTDDVKLVEDVKELQSRGVEARDVFILTHDDDRTERVAEKADANTIGLREQGLTEYTGNIFRKKGDELRSKMKEIGLSAQEAEMYEEKMDHGSLFVFVTDSEKAAHWATS
- a CDS encoding FbpB family small basic protein, producing the protein MRKRKNMSFKELVSENKQSLLSDKEEMERLEKRLDDKAVKTDHKTRY
- a CDS encoding AbrB/MazE/SpoVT family DNA-binding domain-containing protein, giving the protein MKSIDDLRSCDSLGRFSIPKKLRDEIGIKEGDFLEIKQMGLLIVIQKTKAPEHESKTNLA
- a CDS encoding glycerophosphodiester phosphodiesterase, producing the protein MAQPLIIAHRGASGTAPENTMAAFNRAIELGATAIELDIHLTKDGELAVIHDDTVDRTSNGSGLVGEMTINELQQLDAGSWFSDDFKEEKIPTLQEVFEAIPSTIMINVEIKNIPCYYNGIEQKVLDVLQQYKRIDSTVVSSFDHNSLQALASLNPDVRLGLLYAMNAVHHDRLVQTIDADIYSLHPMFIGISAAAAAAAEKTGLHVYPWTVNAEKDLQSWIDAGVSGIITNFPERMNALLKK
- a CDS encoding YkvA family protein, which produces MRVLNIFRLFSMAKSIFRHKETMVSLVQVVREKQNLKGQPAFLPAMTHKLRLGSDLIMAYVRREYTNVPVKSMIALIAGLLYFAFPLDIIPDFLLPFGLLDDATVLLFVGRTFNNDLKKFEAWKDSQDHSQTAPMKTSHDDLPENDR
- a CDS encoding serine/threonine protein kinase, translating into MKKRNKSKNKPNSGPPPADDTVLLTDEDEETLNEVHFGEPGDIIQGRYVIHRTLGQGGMGKVYLTEDVNQAGVLYAVKQSSLHPVHYRSFADEAKMLMRLDHENLPKMVDFFSDEKKQRAWLIMEYIEGQSLLERFEAANRKMEEEDIVRIALQLCHVLHYLHTATGEPIIYRDLKPGNIMINPEGLVKLIDFGIAREYKEGQNQDTVQIGTVGFAAPEQFEDKQSDVRTDLFSLGAVMYYLATGGKYVYANTGQTNLLTGFGSPEFVSIVNRLVRMNPKERYHSATAVQTDLNLLYGEQETTLLEGSHVSAFQKTAKLTKNMNVTSILFALLSTMVAFLTCFGMVQLLSSSTIRNSWMLAMLNSLEFDGQTQALMKELAAAWQFSLWDAMTLLHGGNMTFDVESDAFKEELQLGIPVLSLFFIHGLILFVIMRIAFLTLRKQGPVFFQQKWPYLLLSSVTYSILVSGYVWLSHPSWQYRDDDIVLYISATSPGLLFLVKCFLLFAIAGALGLKMHKDINWPLWVYALGRSSKRLGLGLCIVAVGLLVQYSLTSPTNLYQSTIVSWGELFERAGLDLWYVLMWPNFLFQALLYGIGAPLHVTGSGMVSWLGVEAPFSAHILGGVHSEASGPWISQTQALFQQTWLPYVLAFLFLSILFQMRQLPLRFIVRIVITLTITAMIGAWLTGINGYAGDTSFNFGVPILMSGLATFIVSIVFFSIMYGLKRVRQQAASQQNDSVSS
- a CDS encoding DUF4385 domain-containing protein, producing MKEFDYELDYEYLDLRKQPELYTVGRGEQGVLMIQPYKKEILPHWRFKTPDIAKQSSKAIYEMFLAYKQDNDFVGMDMARKFLQMGYTRARRYTNHRGGKKYAKDGSVLPYDHDDEKAEAAAIFKATWEKAKKDKTYVEMKKRHRELYEKEDK